A stretch of the Bacteroidia bacterium genome encodes the following:
- a CDS encoding dCMP deaminase family protein, with amino-acid sequence MKKPSFDDIYMDLAENLARRSHCVKAQVGAVLTKDTRIVSLGYNGPPAGTHNCDEEWPETGCPRDSKGSCSLALHAEQNAILYAAKNNVSLEGATLYITLSPCIACARVIFSTGIKKVFYRDSYAEYKKIPSDEGVDFLIKFGVEVHRYRAKTEPAI; translated from the coding sequence ATGAAAAAACCCAGCTTTGACGATATCTATATGGACCTGGCGGAGAACCTGGCGCGGCGCTCCCATTGTGTAAAGGCGCAGGTGGGTGCAGTACTGACCAAGGATACGCGCATTGTGTCACTGGGATACAATGGACCACCTGCAGGCACACATAATTGTGACGAGGAGTGGCCGGAAACCGGTTGCCCGCGCGACAGCAAGGGAAGCTGTTCCCTGGCACTGCATGCAGAACAGAATGCCATTCTGTACGCTGCGAAGAATAATGTTTCACTGGAGGGTGCCACGCTGTACATTACCCTGTCTCCGTGCATCGCCTGCGCAAGAGTGATCTTTTCAACCGGAATCAAGAAAGTATTTTACCGCGATTCCTACGCCGAGTACAAGAAAATTCCATCCGACGAAGGTGTGGATTTTCTGATCAAGTTCGGAGTGGAGGTGCACCGTTACCGCGCAAAAACCGAACCCGCCATCTGA
- a CDS encoding S41 family peptidase, whose amino-acid sequence MKPRQNKLFLVLLPVLFGVLVSVGILIGMQLAKTGEGDSSLFQHYVDPSDKVNQVLKYVEREYVDSVNKDELVEQTIEEMLHNLDPHSHYIPASEFEEVAQQMEGNFEGIGIEFNVVRDTIRVVSVIAGGPSQKVGLQAGDQILKVNGENVAGVKIKNKDITGKLRGKKGTKVNITVKRFNRAKLLEFSITRDEIPLYSIDVSYMVKKDIGYIKLNRFAETSYEEFMQAAEKLLGQGMKKLIFDLRDNGGGLLDVAIRICDEFLADKQVIVYTMGRNRKKDFKYATNEGKLTETEVVILIDENSASASEIVAGAIQDNDRGIIVGRRSFGKGLVQRQTELSDGSALRLTTARYYTPTGRCIQKPYDDDYDAYRQEESDRFLNGELLNADSIRFPDSLKFKTPKGKVVYGGGGIMPDLFVPIDTLTRTDYLNELFFKGLINQFSFDHTDKYREQLERDGIEKFKIEFRVSEELLEELADFASKNDLKKDAGQLKRSAPLIRIYLKASIARNIWGADGFYPVYNTYDWVFLRALKLLDATER is encoded by the coding sequence ATGAAACCGCGGCAGAATAAACTATTTCTGGTCTTACTGCCCGTACTCTTCGGAGTGCTGGTAAGCGTTGGGATTCTTATTGGAATGCAGCTGGCTAAAACAGGAGAAGGTGACAGCAGTCTGTTCCAGCATTATGTAGATCCTTCCGACAAGGTGAATCAGGTGCTTAAATACGTGGAACGCGAGTATGTAGATTCCGTTAACAAGGATGAGCTGGTGGAGCAAACCATCGAAGAGATGCTTCACAATCTTGATCCTCACAGCCATTATATCCCCGCCAGTGAATTTGAAGAGGTTGCCCAGCAGATGGAAGGTAATTTTGAAGGGATAGGAATTGAATTCAATGTAGTAAGAGATACCATCCGGGTGGTGTCGGTGATTGCGGGCGGACCTTCGCAGAAGGTAGGACTTCAGGCCGGGGATCAGATTCTGAAGGTGAACGGAGAGAATGTAGCGGGGGTCAAGATTAAGAACAAGGATATTACCGGGAAGCTGCGCGGAAAGAAAGGCACCAAAGTCAACATCACGGTGAAGCGGTTCAATCGGGCTAAACTGCTGGAATTCTCCATCACACGCGATGAAATTCCGCTGTACAGTATTGACGTTTCCTATATGGTTAAGAAAGACATTGGCTATATCAAGCTAAACCGTTTTGCAGAAACCTCCTATGAAGAGTTCATGCAGGCGGCGGAAAAGCTTCTTGGACAGGGAATGAAGAAACTCATTTTTGATCTGCGCGATAACGGCGGCGGCCTGCTGGACGTTGCCATCCGCATATGCGATGAATTTCTTGCCGACAAACAGGTAATTGTTTATACGATGGGGCGGAACCGGAAAAAAGATTTCAAATACGCCACCAACGAAGGAAAGCTTACAGAAACGGAGGTGGTGATTCTCATTGATGAAAATTCTGCCTCTGCCTCCGAGATTGTGGCAGGGGCCATCCAGGATAATGACCGCGGAATTATTGTAGGCAGAAGAAGTTTCGGGAAGGGATTGGTTCAGCGGCAAACAGAACTTTCGGACGGCTCCGCTTTACGTTTGACCACCGCACGTTATTATACACCCACCGGACGCTGTATTCAAAAACCATATGACGATGATTATGATGCCTACCGCCAGGAAGAGTCGGACCGCTTTCTCAACGGTGAACTTCTTAACGCCGACAGTATCCGTTTTCCTGACTCCCTGAAATTTAAAACCCCAAAGGGGAAGGTGGTTTACGGCGGCGGCGGAATCATGCCGGACCTGTTTGTCCCGATAGACACTTTAACCCGGACTGATTACCTGAATGAACTTTTCTTCAAAGGGCTGATCAATCAGTTTTCATTTGACCATACCGATAAATACCGCGAACAACTGGAGCGGGACGGCATTGAGAAGTTTAAAATTGAATTCAGGGTAAGTGAAGAGCTGCTGGAAGAACTGGCGGATTTTGCATCAAAAAACGATCTGAAAAAAGACGCCGGGCAATTAAAGCGGTCGGCTCCCCTGATCAGGATCTACCTGAAAGCATCTATTGCACGGAACATCTGGGGTGCCGATGGATTCTACCCTGTTTACAACACCTACGACTGGGTCTTTCTGCGGGCCTTAAAGCTGCTGGACGCAACGGAGAGGTAA
- a CDS encoding DMT family transporter, with the protein MAGPRTQRYYLLLHFIVILWGFTPILGKLISFDEYKLVTWRLMLSAPAVAVYLLIRKGGTRVSLNSLLQMLGIGILVSSHWIFFYGAIKVSNVSVTMAAFSCGALFTAFIEPLFYRRKIDRWEIVFGAVVIGAIAMITQAESGYALGVLMGVLAALGSSLFSVLNGRMVRKGNDPGVLTLVEMTGGLASLLMYGFFTGDIHSETFAMNPVDLGWLLVLSLICTAFTFIASVEVMKEVSPYTVNLTVNLESVYAIILAYFIFGKSEQMSMQFYFGALLILCTVLANGWLKFYRKK; encoded by the coding sequence ATGGCAGGTCCCCGGACGCAGCGATATTATCTGTTATTACACTTTATTGTGATTCTCTGGGGATTCACACCCATCCTGGGAAAACTGATCTCTTTCGATGAATATAAACTGGTCACCTGGCGATTGATGTTGTCCGCACCCGCCGTGGCAGTCTATCTTTTGATCCGGAAAGGCGGAACCCGTGTTTCCCTTAATTCACTGCTTCAGATGCTGGGCATAGGAATTCTGGTTTCTTCGCATTGGATCTTCTTTTACGGCGCAATAAAGGTTTCTAATGTGTCGGTTACCATGGCGGCCTTCTCCTGCGGGGCGTTGTTCACCGCCTTCATTGAACCGCTGTTTTACAGAAGAAAGATTGATCGGTGGGAGATCGTTTTCGGAGCGGTAGTGATTGGTGCCATCGCCATGATAACTCAGGCAGAAAGCGGATACGCACTCGGTGTGTTGATGGGCGTGCTGGCTGCCCTGGGTTCTTCCCTTTTTTCTGTTCTTAATGGAAGGATGGTGCGAAAAGGCAACGACCCCGGAGTGCTGACACTGGTTGAAATGACCGGCGGACTGGCTTCGTTGCTGATGTATGGTTTTTTCACGGGAGACATCCATTCAGAAACCTTTGCAATGAATCCGGTGGATCTCGGATGGCTGCTCGTTCTGAGTCTGATCTGCACTGCTTTTACGTTCATCGCTTCCGTGGAGGTAATGAAAGAAGTGAGCCCTTACACGGTCAACCTTACGGTGAACCTGGAAAGTGTGTATGCCATTATTCTAGCCTATTTTATTTTTGGGAAAAGCGAACAGATGAGTATGCAGTTCTACTTCGGCGCACTACTCATCCTGTGTACTGTTCTGGCGAACGGCTGGCTGAAGTTTTACAGAAAAAAATAA
- a CDS encoding c-type cytochrome — MILFSSLRLAAADGAKIFKQNCASCHSLTDQKLAGPGMKGVMDRIPQGDWLKNWIKNSSAMVSAGDAYAVKVFNENNKSAMTAFESILSNEEIDAVITFLKNPVVDGGGAAGAGGDQWAVAPDPVDDGPSVLTLLLVILGLLVLATVLSAVRRNLQNAVNIRKGLQPEKEYTVKEWLEQNKRNVALIILVLLFMGSHWGWYAMKDIGVFTGYKPSQPIAFSHAVHAGQNQINCEYCHSGVSKSKVAGVPSAGVCMNCHKAVSTGTRTGTDEIAKIYAATGWNPQTMSYDKPAAPIKWNRVHALPDFVFFSHKQHVVAGKQECKTCHGDLTKMDVAKQVQPLTMAWCVDCHRTTAIPGLADNPYYESLHKNLTELYKGQPITVDKMGGLECAKCHY, encoded by the coding sequence TTGATCTTATTTTCCTCCCTGCGGCTGGCAGCAGCAGACGGGGCGAAGATCTTCAAGCAGAATTGCGCCTCATGTCACTCGCTCACCGATCAGAAACTGGCCGGTCCCGGAATGAAGGGAGTGATGGATCGTATCCCGCAGGGCGACTGGCTGAAGAACTGGATCAAGAATTCATCAGCAATGGTGTCTGCAGGGGATGCGTATGCGGTAAAGGTTTTCAATGAAAACAACAAGTCCGCGATGACGGCCTTCGAAAGCATCCTCTCCAATGAGGAAATCGATGCGGTGATCACTTTTCTTAAAAACCCTGTTGTAGATGGCGGTGGTGCAGCCGGAGCGGGTGGTGATCAGTGGGCTGTTGCCCCGGATCCTGTGGACGACGGGCCTTCCGTACTAACACTTCTGCTGGTGATTTTGGGTCTGCTGGTTCTCGCAACCGTCCTGAGCGCAGTCCGGCGCAATCTTCAAAATGCGGTGAATATCCGCAAAGGACTGCAACCGGAAAAAGAGTACACTGTAAAGGAATGGCTGGAACAGAATAAGCGCAATGTGGCTCTGATCATACTGGTGCTTTTATTTATGGGATCACACTGGGGATGGTATGCTATGAAGGATATCGGCGTCTTTACCGGATACAAGCCTTCCCAGCCGATTGCATTCTCTCATGCAGTGCATGCCGGACAAAACCAGATCAACTGTGAGTACTGTCATAGCGGCGTGAGTAAATCTAAAGTGGCCGGTGTGCCCTCTGCCGGTGTTTGTATGAATTGCCACAAAGCGGTGAGCACAGGAACACGAACAGGTACGGACGAAATCGCCAAGATCTATGCCGCCACCGGTTGGAATCCACAAACCATGTCCTACGACAAGCCGGCCGCCCCTATCAAATGGAATCGGGTGCACGCTCTTCCTGACTTTGTATTCTTTTCACACAAACAGCACGTAGTGGCAGGTAAACAGGAATGTAAAACCTGTCATGGAGACCTCACTAAAATGGATGTTGCCAAACAGGTTCAGCCCCTCACGATGGCATGGTGTGTGGATTGTCACCGCACTACTGCCATCCCCGGACTTGCGGACAACCCTTATTACGAAAGTCTCCACAAGAACCTGACAGAGTTGTACAAGGGACAACCTATCACGGTGGACAAAATGGGCGGACTGGAATGTGCAAAATGTCACTACTGA
- a CDS encoding superoxide dismutase — translation MAFELPKLPYAPNALEPHIDAKTMEIHHGKHHQAYVTNLNNAIAGTDTEKLSIEDICRNISKHPMAVRNNGGGHYNHSLFWTMMKPGGGGKPVGALADAIASHFESFDAFKTQFANAGATRFGSGWAWLIVADNKLKVCSTPNQDNPLMDIAEVKGTPVLGLDVWEHAYYLNYQNRRPDYIGAFWNIVNWEEAARRFSEAMK, via the coding sequence ATGGCCTTTGAACTACCAAAATTACCGTATGCGCCCAATGCCCTTGAGCCGCACATTGATGCAAAAACCATGGAGATTCACCATGGTAAGCACCATCAGGCATATGTTACCAACCTGAACAATGCCATTGCCGGTACGGACACAGAAAAGCTGAGTATTGAAGACATCTGCCGGAATATTTCGAAACACCCTATGGCGGTTAGAAACAACGGCGGAGGACACTATAACCACAGCTTATTCTGGACGATGATGAAGCCGGGAGGCGGGGGCAAGCCCGTTGGCGCCCTGGCGGACGCCATTGCGTCTCATTTCGAGTCATTCGACGCATTTAAGACCCAGTTTGCCAATGCGGGTGCCACCCGTTTCGGTTCCGGCTGGGCCTGGCTGATTGTGGCCGATAACAAACTAAAGGTGTGTTCTACCCCCAACCAGGACAATCCGCTAATGGATATTGCCGAGGTAAAGGGTACGCCGGTTCTCGGGCTGGACGTTTGGGAACACGCCTACTACCTGAATTACCAGAACCGCCGGCCGGATTATATCGGTGCGTTCTGGAACATTGTGAATTGGGAAGAGGCAGCCCGCCGATTTTCTGAAGCCATGAAATAA
- a CDS encoding TM2 domain-containing protein has translation MRKPVLLGLLCLLCFPIFSESLNRADSSDSEAQACTLTEPMADSVKFYRRQKLKAALLAFPLIGITGAHRVFLGTEPYMPLVYLATVGGFGILPLVDFVVILATPPRELNRFRNSEKVFMWAH, from the coding sequence ATGAGGAAGCCGGTTCTGCTTGGGTTACTTTGTCTGCTCTGCTTCCCGATTTTTTCTGAATCCCTAAACCGGGCTGACAGTTCAGACAGTGAAGCGCAGGCCTGCACGCTAACGGAGCCGATGGCCGACTCCGTAAAATTTTACCGCCGTCAAAAACTGAAAGCAGCTCTTCTGGCCTTTCCGCTGATTGGCATTACAGGAGCCCACCGGGTTTTCCTTGGTACAGAGCCGTATATGCCGCTCGTCTATCTGGCTACGGTGGGTGGATTCGGGATTTTACCCCTGGTAGATTTTGTGGTGATTCTTGCCACACCGCCCCGGGAACTGAACCGGTTCCGCAACAGCGAAAAGGTTTTCATGTGGGCACACTGA
- a CDS encoding L,D-transpeptidase family protein: MRILAFILVLAFLNSCKVPPAPEKLIVRSPAEIHDEVVKVMKDRLSAPDTSHPLVLRGDTVFATQLVSEFYRARNFEPVFSSYGQYNRKYFSLARVLRDAREFGLIPAHYHWPLVDSLMKSSHRRSDASFDVIRIADVEIMLTDAFFQMAHHLCHGRLDPDSLSPVWKKAPIDSALVSDFNRCLEELRFSRTLMSYEPKFYQYIDLKAAYREYKRKMKGVKWVTMPDIAKDTAMYIKAVRERMIMEGFLDSSKKGNDSLLLARALLKFQKANLLTEDGKVGKEMIKILALSVEDRIRQIEMNLERWRWERKKTFREEKAFVWVNLPGYKFILSEKDTVVVESRIICGDPKHPSPHRLKSTIQYFTIYPYWNVPYSIASKEILPRIKWDTAYLRKHNFQVIDWNGRVVEDYRRINWKKYGEKTLPYKFRQLEGEENSLGLVKFFFNNKQGVYLHDTNSRKLFKRNVRALSHGCMRLEEYLAFAEFLVRDDSVKIPKDTLHAWFGRSEQRIVKLKKPVNIYIRYFTTEVLDWNRLVLYPDIYDLDAKMIRVLYRS, translated from the coding sequence ATGAGGATCCTCGCCTTCATCCTGGTTCTTGCCTTCCTGAACTCCTGTAAAGTGCCGCCGGCTCCGGAGAAGCTTATTGTGCGTTCACCTGCAGAGATTCATGACGAGGTCGTAAAGGTGATGAAGGATCGCCTTTCTGCTCCCGATACATCCCACCCTCTCGTTTTACGCGGAGATACCGTTTTTGCAACACAGCTGGTGTCGGAGTTTTACAGAGCCAGAAATTTTGAACCGGTCTTTTCTTCTTACGGCCAGTACAACCGGAAATACTTTTCTCTTGCCCGCGTGCTCCGCGATGCCAGGGAGTTTGGCCTCATTCCCGCCCACTATCACTGGCCGCTGGTAGATTCGCTGATGAAATCGTCGCACCGGCGTTCCGATGCCTCCTTTGATGTGATCAGGATTGCGGATGTGGAAATCATGCTCACGGATGCTTTTTTTCAAATGGCGCATCACCTGTGTCATGGCCGGCTGGATCCGGATAGTCTGAGCCCCGTATGGAAGAAGGCGCCGATAGATAGTGCCCTGGTCAGTGATTTTAACCGTTGCCTGGAAGAATTACGTTTCAGCCGCACCCTCATGAGTTATGAGCCGAAGTTTTACCAGTACATCGACCTGAAAGCCGCATACAGAGAATACAAGAGGAAAATGAAAGGAGTAAAGTGGGTGACTATGCCGGATATCGCTAAAGACACAGCGATGTACATCAAAGCCGTCAGAGAAAGAATGATCATGGAGGGTTTTCTGGATTCTTCTAAGAAGGGCAACGACAGCTTACTCCTCGCCCGGGCATTGCTGAAATTCCAGAAAGCCAATTTGCTTACCGAAGATGGCAAAGTAGGTAAGGAAATGATTAAAATTCTTGCCCTAAGTGTTGAAGACCGCATCCGCCAGATAGAAATGAATCTGGAGCGCTGGCGGTGGGAGAGGAAAAAAACTTTCCGGGAAGAGAAAGCATTCGTATGGGTGAATCTGCCGGGGTATAAATTCATTCTTTCGGAAAAAGACACCGTGGTGGTGGAGTCTCGTATCATCTGCGGGGATCCGAAACATCCCTCTCCGCACCGGCTCAAAAGCACCATTCAGTATTTTACCATCTACCCTTACTGGAATGTCCCTTACAGTATCGCATCGAAGGAAATACTTCCCCGTATTAAGTGGGACACGGCTTACCTGCGGAAACACAATTTTCAGGTAATTGACTGGAATGGCAGAGTAGTGGAGGATTACCGGCGTATCAACTGGAAGAAATACGGGGAGAAAACCCTGCCTTATAAATTCCGACAGCTGGAAGGAGAGGAGAATTCGCTGGGGCTGGTGAAATTCTTCTTCAACAATAAACAGGGGGTTTATCTGCATGATACTAATTCGCGGAAATTATTTAAGCGCAACGTACGCGCATTGAGTCATGGCTGTATGCGCCTGGAGGAATACCTGGCTTTTGCAGAATTTCTGGTGCGCGATGATTCGGTGAAAATTCCGAAGGATACATTGCATGCCTGGTTCGGAAGGTCAGAACAGCGAATCGTGAAACTAAAAAAGCCGGTAAATATTTATATCCGGTATTTCACAACAGAGGTGCTGGATTGGAACCGTTTGGTGCTGTACCCGGATATTTATGATCTGGATGCGAAAATGATCCGGGTGTTATACCGTTCCTGA
- a CDS encoding TAT-variant-translocated molybdopterin oxidoreductase, translating into MGNNIKYWKSLDELKDTPEFTEKKEHEFAEQLPADLFGQESTADLTSTNRRDFLKFLGFGIGAAALASCEAPVMKTIPYVVNPEEITPGVANWYSSTYADGYDYCSVIVKTREGRPIKVEGNKRSKITQGGVNARVQGSVLSLYDSNRLKSPKQVNGGALTDVSWDALDNAVTDALKKAGSAGKTIAIVSSTILSPTTHSLIRSYARKFPTTRHVMYDAVSSYAMAKAHEMTHGSKNIPSYDFSKAKVIVSFGADFLANWISPVEFSKQYSRNRKVSKENKEMSRHVHFETTLSVTGSNADYRFPLKPSQMGNAIVQLYNALTGGGLSVGNAKADEAAIKKTAEWLNANKGKALVVCGLNDVNAQVMVNEINKHLGSYGTTINTEISSYYRQGDDEKLSALVEEMNAGKVGVVILYNCNPVYNTGNGLGFAAALAKADFRVSLSGLADATAKSCNYVAPDHHYLESWNDAKPKDLHFSLGQPAISPLFRTRQAQESLMKWSGIEGTYLAYLKKYWMYVVFPCQSKYGADFTRFWNDSLHDGVAYTEVKKAGGEEDVPAETETSVTAVSGGDTTTVNMNAPVMPAPVSEEVKKEDKKEDKKDAPAPSGADLGAAAAALAAVKGGDFEVVLYEKTAIGDGGSTSGNPWLLEFPDPVSKVTWANYVTMNPLDMEGKYSTLERQDMKGDLVSVSFAGVNLTGIPVFPQPGQARGTIGIALGYGKDDAVIHKHVDGKNAYPMVQMVNGTVQYTGAGATVSESTGSYHYACTQQQHTMMGRKIVNETDLQTYAGQPKESWNAPTVIPVITKDGGHEKKSPDEVTLWQEHHRPGSFWSMAIDLNACTGCGSCVISCHAENNIPVVGKDQVSNARDLHWMRIDRYFSSPMSKPKAKEEGLGKIDMYLQMEYPHMENPKVVFQPMMCQHCDNAPCETVCPVLATSHSMEGLNMMTYNRCVGTRYCANNCPYKVRRFNWYNYTGLERFREINPTFGENGGNELGRMVLNPDVVVRTRGVMEKCSMCVQRIQEGKLNAKANGRPVIDGEIQTACSQSCPTDAITFGDLNNPESAVAKLHADERTYKVLDDVGVQPTVFYLTKVRNDEGEVKI; encoded by the coding sequence ATGGGTAATAACATAAAATACTGGAAGAGCCTTGATGAACTGAAGGACACTCCTGAGTTCACTGAGAAAAAAGAGCATGAGTTCGCAGAACAGTTGCCGGCCGATCTTTTTGGTCAGGAATCAACTGCGGATCTCACCTCTACCAACCGCAGGGACTTTCTCAAATTCCTCGGTTTCGGAATCGGCGCAGCTGCCCTTGCCTCCTGTGAGGCTCCCGTGATGAAAACCATCCCGTATGTGGTGAACCCGGAGGAAATTACACCGGGGGTGGCCAACTGGTACTCTTCCACTTACGCTGACGGGTACGACTACTGCAGCGTGATTGTGAAAACGCGCGAAGGCCGTCCGATCAAAGTGGAAGGTAACAAGCGCAGTAAGATTACTCAGGGAGGAGTGAATGCCCGCGTGCAGGGATCGGTTCTCTCATTGTATGATTCCAACAGACTGAAAAGCCCGAAGCAGGTCAATGGAGGCGCATTGACAGATGTCAGCTGGGATGCCCTTGATAATGCGGTGACCGATGCATTGAAAAAAGCAGGAAGCGCAGGTAAGACCATTGCCATTGTGTCCTCTACGATTCTGAGTCCGACTACCCATTCTCTTATTCGCAGCTATGCGCGGAAGTTTCCTACTACCAGGCATGTGATGTACGATGCGGTATCTTCTTATGCCATGGCAAAAGCGCATGAGATGACGCATGGTAGCAAGAATATTCCTTCTTATGATTTCTCGAAGGCCAAGGTGATTGTTTCCTTCGGCGCAGATTTCCTTGCGAACTGGATATCACCTGTGGAATTCTCCAAGCAATATTCCCGTAACCGGAAAGTGAGCAAGGAGAATAAAGAGATGTCCAGACACGTTCATTTTGAAACCACACTATCGGTTACCGGATCCAATGCGGATTACCGGTTTCCTCTCAAGCCTTCCCAAATGGGGAATGCCATTGTGCAGTTATACAATGCGCTTACAGGCGGAGGCTTAAGCGTAGGGAATGCTAAGGCGGATGAGGCCGCGATTAAAAAAACAGCGGAGTGGCTTAACGCCAATAAAGGGAAAGCCCTCGTGGTTTGTGGTCTCAACGATGTGAATGCCCAGGTAATGGTGAATGAAATCAATAAACACCTCGGATCATACGGAACTACTATAAATACTGAAATCTCCAGCTACTACCGCCAGGGAGATGATGAAAAGCTTAGTGCGCTGGTGGAAGAGATGAATGCCGGAAAAGTAGGAGTTGTCATTCTCTACAATTGCAACCCGGTTTATAATACCGGTAACGGATTGGGCTTTGCCGCCGCTCTTGCAAAAGCAGATTTCAGAGTTTCATTGTCGGGTCTTGCAGATGCCACAGCAAAGTCATGTAATTATGTAGCACCGGATCATCACTACCTTGAATCCTGGAATGATGCAAAGCCCAAAGATCTGCACTTCAGCCTTGGACAGCCTGCGATCAGCCCGCTCTTCCGCACAAGGCAGGCACAGGAATCACTCATGAAATGGAGCGGTATAGAGGGAACGTATCTCGCCTATCTGAAAAAGTACTGGATGTACGTGGTTTTCCCTTGTCAGTCTAAATACGGAGCAGACTTCACGAGGTTCTGGAATGATTCTCTGCACGATGGCGTTGCGTATACGGAAGTTAAAAAAGCAGGAGGTGAAGAGGATGTGCCGGCAGAAACCGAAACATCAGTAACTGCAGTTTCCGGAGGTGATACCACAACAGTCAATATGAACGCGCCTGTGATGCCGGCGCCGGTCTCTGAGGAGGTGAAAAAGGAGGATAAGAAGGAAGACAAAAAGGATGCGCCCGCTCCCAGTGGGGCTGATCTTGGTGCCGCTGCGGCCGCTTTAGCCGCAGTAAAAGGCGGCGACTTTGAAGTAGTGCTGTATGAGAAAACCGCCATCGGCGATGGTGGATCTACTTCCGGCAACCCCTGGTTGCTTGAATTCCCTGATCCTGTTTCTAAAGTTACCTGGGCGAATTATGTTACAATGAATCCCCTCGACATGGAGGGAAAATACAGTACCCTTGAACGTCAGGATATGAAAGGCGATCTGGTGAGTGTAAGCTTCGCCGGTGTGAACCTGACCGGAATTCCTGTATTTCCTCAACCTGGTCAGGCGCGTGGAACAATTGGTATTGCCCTCGGATATGGAAAAGACGACGCCGTGATCCACAAACACGTGGACGGAAAGAATGCCTATCCCATGGTGCAGATGGTGAACGGAACGGTGCAATACACCGGCGCAGGTGCCACTGTTAGCGAATCAACAGGCAGCTACCATTATGCCTGTACGCAGCAGCAGCATACTATGATGGGAAGAAAAATCGTAAATGAAACCGATCTCCAGACGTATGCCGGACAGCCCAAGGAATCCTGGAATGCTCCTACGGTTATTCCTGTCATCACTAAGGATGGAGGCCATGAGAAAAAGTCACCGGATGAGGTGACCCTGTGGCAGGAACACCATCGCCCCGGCAGTTTCTGGTCTATGGCTATTGATCTGAATGCCTGTACAGGTTGCGGATCCTGTGTGATCTCCTGTCATGCTGAAAATAATATCCCCGTGGTCGGAAAGGATCAGGTTTCAAATGCCCGTGACCTGCACTGGATGCGGATCGACCGGTATTTCAGTTCACCCATGAGCAAGCCAAAAGCGAAAGAAGAGGGCCTTGGGAAAATTGATATGTATCTGCAGATGGAATATCCGCATATGGAAAATCCAAAGGTGGTGTTCCAACCCATGATGTGTCAGCATTGCGACAATGCTCCCTGCGAAACAGTGTGCCCGGTGCTGGCTACTTCGCACAGTATGGAAGGCCTCAATATGATGACTTACAACCGCTGTGTTGGTACCAGGTATTGTGCGAACAACTGTCCGTATAAAGTACGACGGTTTAACTGGTACAATTATACCGGACTGGAGCGCTTCCGCGAAATCAACCCGACCTTCGGTGAGAACGGAGGAAATGAGCTGGGAAGAATGGTACTCAACCCCGATGTTGTGGTTCGTACACGCGGAGTAATGGAGAAATGTTCTATGTGTGTTCAGCGAATCCAGGAAGGTAAACTCAACGCCAAAGCAAATGGCCGACCGGTGATCGACGGAGAAATCCAGACTGCCTGCTCGCAGAGCTGTCCCACCGATGCCATCACATTCGGCGACCTCAATAACCCTGAGTCGGCGGTTGCCAAGCTACATGCGGATGAGCGCACCTATAAAGTGTTGGACGACGTTGGTGTGCAGCCCACCGTTTTCTATCTTACCAAAGTAAGAAACGACGAAGGAGAAGTTAAGATTTGA
- a CDS encoding SPOR domain-containing protein, with protein MIRFSVLLVIAVCFGFREASYSDTRTTEQKIRKLSEKYVESQNGKIKGYRVQIHFGAEKAKAMQIKSRFLSRYPEVRAYDPFDAPYFKIRVGDFRTKLEAYKFMKELIGEFPGSFIVADDIELPPL; from the coding sequence GTGATCCGATTTTCAGTTCTGCTCGTCATCGCCGTGTGTTTCGGTTTCAGGGAGGCTTCCTACTCCGACACCCGAACTACGGAGCAAAAGATCCGGAAACTTTCCGAGAAATATGTTGAATCGCAGAATGGCAAGATAAAGGGGTACCGCGTGCAAATCCACTTTGGAGCGGAAAAGGCCAAGGCCATGCAAATCAAATCCAGATTTCTTTCCAGGTATCCCGAAGTGCGCGCCTATGATCCATTCGATGCGCCGTACTTCAAGATCAGGGTTGGCGATTTTCGTACCAAACTGGAAGCCTACAAATTCATGAAAGAGCTGATCGGAGAATTTCCTGGATCCTTTATTGTTGCGGATGACATTGAATTGCCGCCCCTCTGA